From a region of the Basfia succiniciproducens genome:
- a CDS encoding curli polymerization inhibitor CsgI-related protein, translating into MKFRLTALAVAALLTSTPSFAGVVTTSSNVDFLAIDGQKASKSLIKQARSFNITDTNQHQVVVRVSEIIRGGSESNLFESDPIVVTFQGTTEDIQISAPTLRSERDVEKFKQSPVISVTTASGAAVQTKQEYLTQEGFLPSVNLVENLSNYNASGAKAAVASFATTTMPTAMGTTGAGKVAKGKVTVQGENAAEQMLQYWFQQADKETQTRFLNWAKKQ; encoded by the coding sequence ATGAAATTTCGTCTTACTGCATTAGCAGTGGCAGCGCTATTAACCAGTACACCAAGCTTTGCTGGTGTTGTAACAACCTCATCAAATGTTGATTTTTTGGCAATTGACGGTCAAAAAGCAAGCAAATCTCTTATAAAACAAGCTCGTTCATTCAATATTACGGATACTAACCAGCACCAAGTTGTTGTTCGCGTTTCCGAAATTATTCGCGGCGGTTCAGAGTCTAATTTATTCGAATCGGATCCGATTGTAGTAACTTTCCAAGGCACAACAGAAGATATTCAAATTTCTGCCCCGACTTTACGCAGCGAGCGCGATGTTGAAAAATTTAAGCAATCTCCGGTAATTTCCGTTACTACCGCGTCTGGCGCAGCAGTTCAAACTAAACAGGAATATTTAACGCAAGAAGGCTTCTTACCTAGCGTAAACCTTGTTGAAAATTTATCAAACTACAACGCTTCCGGCGCCAAAGCGGCAGTAGCGTCTTTCGCAACCACAACAATGCCGACGGCAATGGGTACAACAGGTGCAGGTAAAGTTGCAAAAGGTAAAGTAACGGTCCAGGGTGAAAATGCGGCAGAACAAATGCTGCAATACTGGTTCCAACAGGCGGATAAAGAAACACAAACCCGTTTCTTAAACTGGGCGAAGAAACAGTAA
- the fdhE gene encoding formate dehydrogenase accessory protein FdhE codes for MSIRILPEHEIKKTATSFEQPALLFANPQNLYERRAKRLRKLSESHPFAEYLNFAAEVSEVQLKILKMHPLPQDERLTKENFSLDNSIQPLHTKNWKRDVIWREYLAEILAQIKLKATNQITTTIDWLEKASDAEIESLADKLLAEDFSSVSSDKAVFIWAALSLYWLQLAQQIPHTTNMESGENLHVCPVCNAAPVASVVHFGAAQGLRYLHCSLCESEWNMVRAKCSNCNQAEHLEYWSIDEEMAAVRSESCGDCHSYLKILFQEKDPHVEPVADDLATIYLDIEMEEKGFARSGLNPFMFPSEEA; via the coding sequence ATGAGTATTCGAATCCTTCCGGAGCATGAAATCAAAAAAACAGCGACCAGTTTTGAACAACCAGCACTGCTTTTCGCCAATCCTCAGAATTTATATGAGCGCCGGGCAAAGCGTTTGCGAAAACTTAGTGAATCTCATCCATTCGCGGAATATTTGAACTTCGCGGCGGAAGTTTCGGAAGTGCAATTAAAGATCTTAAAAATGCACCCATTGCCACAAGACGAACGTTTAACAAAAGAAAATTTCAGTTTAGATAATTCAATTCAACCTTTGCATACTAAAAATTGGAAACGAGATGTTATTTGGCGAGAATATCTCGCTGAAATTTTAGCACAAATCAAACTTAAAGCGACAAATCAAATAACAACAACCATTGATTGGTTAGAAAAGGCCTCGGATGCAGAAATTGAATCTCTTGCCGATAAACTTTTAGCAGAAGATTTTTCTTCGGTAAGCAGTGATAAAGCTGTTTTTATTTGGGCGGCTCTTTCGCTTTACTGGCTACAACTTGCTCAACAAATTCCTCATACGACAAATATGGAAAGCGGTGAGAATCTTCACGTTTGTCCGGTATGTAATGCGGCACCGGTGGCGAGTGTCGTACATTTTGGCGCAGCTCAAGGCTTGCGTTATCTGCATTGTTCCCTCTGTGAAAGCGAATGGAATATGGTTCGCGCCAAATGTAGCAATTGCAACCAAGCTGAACATTTAGAATATTGGTCTATTGATGAAGAAATGGCGGCAGTACGATCCGAAAGTTGCGGTGATTGCCATTCCTACCTTAAAATACTGTTCCAGGAAAAGGATCCTCATGTTGAACCTGTAGCTGACGATCTGGCAACTATTTATCTTGATATAGAGATGGAAGAAAAAGGTTTCGCCCGCAGCGGATTAAATCCCTTTATGTTCCCCTCGGAAGAAGCGTAA
- a CDS encoding TusE/DsrC/DsvC family sulfur relay protein, producing the protein MLNINNTQIETDPAGYLLNLNEWNEDVAKAIAEKEGVALTEAHWEVIYFVREFYQEYKTSPAIRMLVKAMAQKLGEDKGNSRYLQRLFPDGPAKQATKLAGLPKPAKCL; encoded by the coding sequence ACGGATCCCGCGGGTTACCTTCTAAATCTAAACGAATGGAATGAAGATGTGGCAAAAGCCATTGCGGAAAAAGAAGGCGTGGCTCTCACGGAAGCCCATTGGGAAGTAATCTACTTCGTACGTGAATTTTATCAGGAATATAAAACCTCGCCCGCCATTCGTATGCTGGTGAAAGCAATGGCGCAAAAACTTGGCGAAGACAAAGGCAATAGCCGTTATTTACAGCGTTTATTTCCCGACGGCCCGGCAAAGCAGGCGACAAAACTAGCCGGCTTGCCAAAACCGGCAAAATGTTTATAA
- a CDS encoding acylphosphatase — protein MLKKQFVVYGIVQGVGFRYFTWKKATEIGLNGIVKNQRDGSVYILAEGSASQIDSFRDWLSHGPPSARVDRVEENDYSGTRSFGLFSVEH, from the coding sequence ATGCTGAAAAAACAATTTGTGGTATACGGCATTGTGCAGGGTGTCGGCTTTCGCTATTTTACCTGGAAAAAAGCAACTGAAATAGGATTGAACGGAATCGTAAAAAATCAACGCGACGGTTCCGTCTATATTCTTGCGGAAGGAAGCGCGTCGCAAATCGATAGTTTTCGCGACTGGTTAAGCCATGGTCCGCCAAGCGCTAGAGTAGATCGGGTGGAAGAAAATGATTATAGCGGCACGCGTTCTTTTGGTTTATTTTCTGTCGAGCATTAA